The genomic region TGGCGCAAATATGTAGTGCCCTATGGTAAAAAGATTATTTGATATTATTTTGAGTGGAATAGGCCTTATTATACTTTCTCCTTTCTTGTTAGTTATTGCCTGCATTATAACTATAACTTCCCCTGGTGGTGTTTTTTTTCGAGGAGTTAGAGTTGGAAAGAATGGCAGATTGTTTCGAATTTTTAAATTTCGTTCTATGATACCTGATTGTGAAGGAAAAGGAAGATGGAATGTTGGGGATAAGGATCCTCGAATAACAAAAATTGGTCATTTTCTTCGAAAATCAAAATTAGATGAACTTCCTCAACTTATAAATGTTTTTATCGGTGATATGAGTTTAGTCGGGCCAAGGCCAGAATTGCAATACTATGTTGATATGTACACTGAAAAAGAAAAACGAATTTTATGTAGACGTCCTGGTATTACTGATTGGGCTTCTCTTGTAAATATTTCACAATATAAGGCATTTACTGAAGTTAATGATCCAGATAAATATTACTTAAATTATATTCGTCCAATAAAACTTAAGCTTCAACTTTATTATGTGGATCATCATTCCTTGTATGAAGATTTGGAAATTCTTATTTTAACTGTATGGAATATTATTTCACATTCACATAAATGTCCAAAACGGATTATCAATTTAGTTGATTCTGTGGCACAAGGAAAGAATAATGAATAGTAAAGACTTAGCATGGCTTATTAGGCGTCATGGCATTGAAATGACGCATCTTTCTAGAGGATCTCATATCGGTGCAATACTTTCAGTAGCTGATATTATTGCAGTATTATATGCCGATGTCGCACATGTTGATGCCAAAAATCCAAAATGGCCAGAACGTGACCGTATTATCTTGGGGAAAGGGCATGCCGGTGCGGCGATTTATGCTGCCTTAGCTGAATGTGGTTTTTTCCCTGTTGAAGAACTAAAAACTCATTATGCAAATGGTAGTCGCCTTTCTGGACATGTCTCTAGTGCTGTTCCTGGGGTAGAATTATCGACAGGGTCTCTTGGACATGGACTATCTGTTGGTGTGGGTATGGCTATGGCAGCAAAAATGGATCATAAGAAGCATAAAGTGTATGTTATCTGTGGTGATGGAGAATGTGATGAAGGTGCGATTTGGGAAGCTGCACTTGTAGCCAATCAATATAAACTCAGTGGCTTGATCGGAATCATTGACCATAATCGAATGCAGAGTCTTGATTTTTGTGAAAATACTTTATCTTTGGAATCTTTGGAAGCAAAATGGAGTTCGTTTGGTTGGA from Spirochaetia bacterium harbors:
- a CDS encoding sugar transferase, with product MVKRLFDIILSGIGLIILSPFLLVIACIITITSPGGVFFRGVRVGKNGRLFRIFKFRSMIPDCEGKGRWNVGDKDPRITKIGHFLRKSKLDELPQLINVFIGDMSLVGPRPELQYYVDMYTEKEKRILCRRPGITDWASLVNISQYKAFTEVNDPDKYYLNYIRPIKLKLQLYYVDHHSLYEDLEILILTVWNIISHSHKCPKRIINLVDSVAQGKNNE
- a CDS encoding transketolase, giving the protein MNSKDLAWLIRRHGIEMTHLSRGSHIGAILSVADIIAVLYADVAHVDAKNPKWPERDRIILGKGHAGAAIYAALAECGFFPVEELKTHYANGSRLSGHVSSAVPGVELSTGSLGHGLSVGVGMAMAAKMDHKKHKVYVICGDGECDEGAIWEAALVANQYKLSGLIGIIDHNRMQSLDFCENTLSLESLEAKWSSFGWNVLSIDGHDHDQLHMAFSEIERFDTGKPSMIIANTVKGKGISFMENDILWHYRFPHEGWEYDQAVNELHLIKPEGVIDPYTPNGIANPQQPDETAEFGNNHVTSNGWHPTWVNNVEELEK